In Triticum aestivum cultivar Chinese Spring chromosome 5B, IWGSC CS RefSeq v2.1, whole genome shotgun sequence, the following proteins share a genomic window:
- the LOC123110533 gene encoding BTB/POZ domain-containing protein At3g50780, protein MEESRPRRAQPAPARIRPVPIAVTPEGFWCCPSPAALHKSLKNPHHHHGHAGGNSHSHSHSKQQRKIPSAPPSVAPSVQNAPSVTDEPGRREAPDEQNAAAAEIAADKRPEQAGDAEAQQHKICVGFGQPETSDLTVMLYGKEGITVRMSVHRDVLSGSSAFFAEKLSDGDNGHGGSLVPCVEIHDCDDAEIYVETVGLMYCDEAKHKLLKQNVSRVLRIMKVAELLGFHACVKSCLDYLEAVPWVGEEEDSVVSSIRHLQSKSYGVSPLLKRVTSDSPYSPTDTLSHIMEMVLKSNDDRGRREMKALVLNLLKDSSRCTDGTSDICCELFYGSCRGCLERLQPLFVEASEAGFPSQVTRQITLETDNILWLVEILVNQRICDDFVVMWASQSELASLHAKLPIASRHTVSSITARLFVGIGRGEMLPSKDTRLLLLQVWLQALIDDYSWLQCSCRSFDRKLVEEGIGQTILTLPLEDQRSILLSWLGRFLKLGDNCPNLQRAFEVWWRRTFVRPYVNQAR, encoded by the exons ATGGAGGAATCGAGGCCGAGGAGGGCGCAGCCGGCGCCGGCGAGGATCCGCCCCGTGCCGATCGCCGTCACGCCGGAGGGCTTCTGGTGCTGCCCCTCGCCAGCGGCGCTGCACAAGAGCCTCAAGAACCCGCATCACCACCACGGCCACGCCGGCGGCAACAGCCACAGCCATAGCCACAGCAAGCAGCAGCGCAAGATCCCGTCGGCACCCCCATCCGTGGCGCCCTCCGTGCAGAACGCGCCGTCCGTCACCGACGAGCCAGGGCGCCGGGAAGCTCCCGACGAGCAGAACGCGGCGGCGGCCGAGATTGCGGCGGATAAGCGGCCGGAGCAGGCTGGCGACGCGGAGGCTCAGCAGCACAAGATCTGCGTTGGGTTCGGGCAGCCTGAGACGAGCGACCTGACGGTGATGCTGTATGGCAAGGAAGGGATTACTGTCAGGATGAGTGTGCATAGGGACGTTCTCTCTGGAAGCAGCGCTTTCTTCGCCGAGAAGCTCTCTGACGGCGACAATGGCCATGGTGGCTCTCTGGTGCCATGCGTGGAGATCCATGACTGCGACGATGCCGAGATCTATGTGGAGACTGTCGGGCTGATGTACTGCGACGAGGCGAAGCACAAGCTGCTCAAGCAGAATGTGTCGCGTGTGCTTCGCATCATGAAG GTTGCTGAATTACTCGGTTTCCATGCTTGTGTGAAGTCATGCTTGGATTATTTGGAAGCAGTTCCTTGGGTCGGTGAGGAAGAAGACAGCGTTGTGTCGTCCATACGACATCTTCAGAGCAAGTCTTATGGAGTTAGCCCTCTGCTGAAAAGAGTTACGTCTGACAGCCCGTACTCACCAACCGATACTTTGTCTCATATTATGGAGATGGTCTTGAAGAGCAATGATGACAGGGGACGTCGGGAAATGAAGGCCCTAGTTCTGAATCTTCTCAAGGATAGCAGCCGTTGCACAGATGGAACATCAGACATCTGTTGTGAACTATTTTACGGTTCGTGTCGAGGTTGCTTGGAAAGACTTCAGCCACTCTTTGTGGAAGCATCTGAAGCAGGTTTTCCTTCCCAAGTTACACGCCAAATAACTCTGGAGACTGACAATATCCTCTGGTTGGTTGAGATATTGGTTAACCAACGAATTTGCGATGATTTTGTGGTCATGTGGGCAAGCCAAAGTGAGCTTGCGTCATTACATGCAAAATTGCCTATCGCCTCTCGCCACACAGTTAGCAGTATAACAGCAAGGCTCTTTGTTGGCATCGGAAGAGGAGAAATGCTTCCGTCCAAGGACACTCGTCTTCTCCTCCTGCAAGTCTGGCTGCAAGCACTCATCGATGACTACTCATGGCTACAATGCAGCTGCCGGTCATTTGATAGGAAGCTTGTCGAGGAAGGGATTGGGCAGACAATCCTGACACTTCCTTTGGAAGACCAGCGGTCTATATTACTGTCATGGCTCGGGAGGTTCTTGAAATTAGGCGATAACTGCCCGAATttgcagagggcgttcgaggtatGGTGGAGAAGGACTTTCGTCAGACCTTATGTCAACCAGGCAAGGTAA
- the LOC123110534 gene encoding protein DA1-related 1, whose product MGWLNKIFKGSVNRVSRGHYDGHWHEGNQSEHTRDAYDESDSEDIARAIALSLAEQDPNKGKAIDPDYSLEEDEQLARALQESLNTESPPRQNAPVENVPSESIPTREPHQSVLPSSGFRTCAGCRKPIGHGRFLSCMDEVWHPQCFKCYACNKPISEYEFAMHEDQPYHKSCYKDFFHPKCDVCKNFIPTNKNGLIEYRAHPFWMQKYCPSHEDDGTPRCCSCERMEPTDIKYITLDDGRKLCLECLTSATMDSPECQHLYMDIQEFFEGLNMKVEQQVPLLLVERQALNEALEAEKSGHHLPETRGLCLSEEQIVRTILKRPTIGPGNRIMDMITGPYKLVRRCEVTAILILYGLPRLQTGSILAHEMMHAYLRLKGYRSLSPQVEEGICQVLSHMWLESEIIAGASGNASSSSASSSSSSAAPTSSKKGAKTEFEKKLGAFIKNQIETDSSVEYGDGFRAGIQAVEQYGLRSTLAHMRLTGSFPY is encoded by the exons ATGGGTTGGTTAAACAAAATATTTAAAGGCTCAGTAAACAGAGTTTCAAGGGGTCATTATGATGGCCACTGGCATGAAGGCAACCAATCTGAGCACACCAGA GATGCATATGATGAGAGTGACAGTGAAGATATAGCTCGTGCTATTGCATTATCCTTAGCAGAGCAAGATCCGAATAAGGGAAAGGCTATTG ATCCTGATTATAGTTTGGAGGAAGATGAGCAACTTGCACGGGCTCTCCAGGAGAGCCTTAATACCGAGTCTCCTCCTCGTCAAAATGCTCCTGTTGAGAATGTTCCATCAGAGAGTATCCCAACAAGGGAGCCACATCAGTCTGTCTTGCCCTCAAGTGGATTCAG GACTTGTGCTGGATGTAGAAAGCCAATTGGTCATGGGCGTTTTCTTAGTTGTATGGATGAAGTTTGGCATCCTCAGTGCTTCAAATGTTATGCTTGCAATAAGCCCATATCAGAGTATGAG TTCGCCATGCATGAAGACCAGCCATACCACAAATCCTGCTATAAAGATTTTTTTCATCCAAAATGTGATGTCTGCAAGAACTTT ATTCCGACAAATAAGAATGGCCTGATCGAATACCGAGCACATCCTTTTTGGATGCAAAAGTACTGCCCTTCCCATGAAGACGATGGCACTCCTAGGTGTTGCAGCTGTGAAAGAATGGAG CCAACGGACATCAAATATATTACATTAGATGATGGGAGGAAACTGTGCTTGGAATGTCTCACTTCTGCAACAATGGACTCTCCCGAATGCCAACACCTTTACATGGACATTCAGGAATTTTTTGAAGGTTTGAATATGAAAGTAGAACAGCAGGTTCCATTACTTTTGGTTGAGCGTCAGGCTCTGAATGAAGCGTTGGAAGCTGAGAAAAGT GGACATCACCTTCCTGAAACCAGAGGTCTATGTCTTTCTGAAGAACAAATTGTCAGAACT ATCTTAAAAAGACCAACAATTGGACCAGGAAACAGAATTATGGATATGATTACAGGACCATACAAGCTGGTCCGACGGTGTGAAGTGACCGCCATCCTAATACTGTATGGTCTACCAAG ATTGCAAACTGGCTCCATCCTTGCTCACGAGATGATGCACGCATATCTTCGCCTTAAAG GATACCGATCCCTTAGCCCTCAGGTTGAAGAAGGCATCTGTCAAGTCCTATCCCACATGTGGCTTGAGTCTGAAATCATTGCCGGTGCTAGTGGCAACGCTTCTTCCAGCTCGGCATCATCATCGTCTTCGTCGGCAGCTCCTACCTCTTCAAAGAAGGGAGCGAAGACAGAATTTGAGAAGAAACTCGGGGCGTTCATCAAGAATCAGATCGAAACAGATTCGTCCGTGGAATATGGGGATGGTTTTCGGGCAGGCATTCAAGCGGTTGAACAATATGGCTTGAGAAGTACCCTTGCTCATATGAGGCTGACAGGGTCCTTTCCTTATTGA